The Rhodococcus sp. X156 genome window below encodes:
- a CDS encoding TetR family transcriptional regulator, giving the protein MNSRALSEVDHGEGPHGDEPRESRETRKQRTHRALLDAALELTEEQGFSSVSLRQVTKAAGIVPTAFYRHYESMDALGETLVTESFTTLRGMIRAVRSETEDYYEVIHRSVVVLVRYVHLHRAHFRFIIRERSGGVRVIRESVQHHLRLFVTELATDLASYPVVDEWLESDRELLAQMIVNQMVVVAEQILDQPGDEDAAIARAERQLRMILVGVVSWRSE; this is encoded by the coding sequence GTGAACAGTCGTGCGCTCAGTGAGGTCGATCACGGTGAGGGGCCGCACGGCGACGAGCCCCGTGAGTCTCGCGAGACCCGCAAGCAGCGCACTCACCGGGCCCTGCTGGACGCGGCTCTGGAGCTCACCGAGGAGCAGGGGTTCAGCAGCGTCAGCCTGCGCCAGGTGACCAAGGCCGCCGGGATCGTGCCCACCGCGTTCTACCGTCACTACGAGAGCATGGACGCGCTGGGGGAGACCCTGGTGACCGAGTCGTTCACCACGCTGCGCGGCATGATCCGCGCCGTCCGCTCCGAGACCGAGGACTACTACGAGGTCATCCACCGGTCCGTGGTGGTGCTGGTGCGCTACGTGCACCTGCACCGGGCGCACTTCCGGTTCATCATCCGGGAGCGCTCCGGCGGGGTGCGGGTGATCCGCGAGTCGGTGCAGCACCACCTGCGGCTGTTCGTCACCGAGCTGGCCACCGACCTGGCCTCCTACCCGGTGGTCGACGAGTGGCTGGAGTCCGACCGCGAGCTGCTGGCGCAGATGATCGTCAACCAGATGGTGGTGGTGGCCGAGCAGATCCTGGACCAGCCCGGGGACGAGGACGCGGCCATCGCCCGGGCCGAGCGCCAGCTGCGGATGATCCTGGTCGGCGTGGTCTCCTGGCGCAGCGAGTAG
- a CDS encoding YcnI family protein, with protein sequence MNSWIMRACATAGALTVAGTLATGTAAAHVSVSSPDAAQGGYTVLTFRVPNESPTAATTGLKVTLPAQSGEGAPMKSVRTSPTPGWTATVEKDPATSVPTSVTWTAQPGAAIGDGQFGQFLLQVGPLPTTDSLSLPAEQVYSDGTVVRWDQQATVHGDEPEHPAPSLTLAAAAPTSGHGSTSAATQSSTAPEASSGSDTTARWLGGAGLVLGALGLGLGAGAVLRSRRHA encoded by the coding sequence ATGAACAGCTGGATCATGCGCGCCTGCGCCACCGCCGGCGCGCTCACCGTGGCCGGCACGCTGGCCACCGGCACGGCCGCCGCCCACGTCTCGGTGAGCAGCCCCGACGCCGCCCAGGGCGGCTACACCGTGCTCACCTTCCGGGTGCCCAACGAGTCACCCACGGCCGCCACCACCGGCCTCAAGGTCACCCTGCCCGCCCAGAGCGGTGAGGGTGCGCCGATGAAGTCGGTGCGGACCTCACCAACCCCGGGCTGGACCGCCACCGTGGAGAAGGACCCGGCGACGTCGGTGCCCACCTCGGTCACCTGGACCGCTCAGCCCGGCGCTGCCATCGGCGACGGTCAGTTCGGCCAGTTCCTGCTGCAGGTGGGCCCGCTGCCCACCACCGACAGCCTGAGCCTGCCCGCCGAGCAGGTCTACAGCGACGGCACCGTGGTGCGCTGGGACCAGCAGGCGACCGTGCACGGCGACGAGCCCGAGCACCCGGCACCGTCGCTGACCCTCGCTGCCGCTGCCCCGACGTCCGGTCACGGCTCGACGAGCGCGGCCACGCAGTCGAGCACCGCCCCCGAGGCCTCCAGCGGCAGCGACACCACTGCACGCTGGCTGGGCGGGGCCGGCCTCGTCCTCGGTGCGCTCGGCCTGGGGCTGGGCGCCGGAGCCGTGCTGCGCAGCCGCAGGCACGCGTGA
- a CDS encoding copper resistance CopC family protein: MSGARASLRAAGVILLLGLALLVGAGPASAHSYLVSSDPADGAEVATSPAQVALTFNEPLQPAFGSVSVVGPDGNQWSTGSATITGSTATVALTELGPAGRYTVAYRVLSADSHPVTGTVSFTLTTPGTGTPGPAVGAVGSEQPADSDGVPAWPFVVGAAVLVLALGLVVGLRSGPRRSSGTGSAPQ, encoded by the coding sequence GTGAGCGGCGCCCGAGCCAGCCTGCGGGCCGCCGGGGTGATCCTGCTGCTGGGCCTGGCCCTGCTGGTGGGGGCCGGTCCCGCCTCCGCGCACAGCTACCTGGTGAGCTCCGATCCCGCTGACGGCGCCGAGGTGGCGACCAGCCCGGCCCAGGTCGCGCTGACGTTCAACGAGCCGCTGCAGCCGGCGTTCGGCTCGGTGAGCGTGGTCGGGCCGGACGGCAACCAGTGGTCCACCGGCAGCGCCACCATCACCGGCTCCACCGCCACGGTGGCGCTCACCGAGCTGGGCCCGGCCGGGCGCTACACGGTGGCCTACCGGGTGCTCTCGGCCGACAGCCACCCGGTCACCGGCACCGTGAGCTTCACCCTCACCACCCCGGGCACGGGCACGCCCGGGCCTGCGGTGGGCGCCGTGGGCAGCGAGCAGCCGGCCGACTCCGACGGGGTGCCCGCCTGGCCGTTCGTGGTGGGCGCGGCGGTGCTGGTGCTCGCCCTCGGCCTGGTGGTGGGCCTGCGCAGCGGTCCCCGCCGGAGCAGCGGCACGGGCTCCGCGCCGCAGTGA
- a CDS encoding SDR family oxidoreductase, whose product MRVVIAGGHGKIAQHLLRLLAERGDDAVALIRNPAHIGDISDLGADAVVLDLESADVAQVAEVLQGADAVVFAAGAGPGSSIERKDTVDRAGSVLLADGAEQAGVRRFVQVSSFGAGEPVPEGTDEVFTAYLAAKTAAEDDLTRREGLDWTVLRPGGLTDEGPTGLVALTSPPLEPGQVPRADVAAVLLALLDTPATAGHTLMLTSGDTPIADAVQAVVGASG is encoded by the coding sequence ATGCGCGTGGTCATCGCCGGCGGGCACGGCAAGATCGCCCAGCACCTGCTCAGGCTGCTGGCGGAGCGGGGCGACGACGCCGTCGCCCTGATCCGCAACCCCGCCCACATCGGCGACATCAGCGACCTGGGCGCGGACGCGGTGGTGCTCGACCTGGAGAGCGCCGACGTCGCCCAGGTGGCTGAGGTGCTGCAGGGTGCCGACGCCGTGGTCTTCGCGGCCGGAGCGGGCCCGGGCAGCAGCATCGAGCGCAAGGACACCGTGGACCGCGCCGGCTCGGTGCTGCTGGCCGACGGGGCGGAGCAGGCCGGGGTGCGTCGCTTCGTGCAGGTCAGCTCCTTCGGCGCCGGTGAGCCGGTGCCCGAGGGCACCGACGAGGTGTTCACCGCCTACCTGGCGGCCAAGACCGCCGCCGAGGACGACCTCACCCGCCGCGAGGGGCTGGACTGGACGGTGCTGCGCCCCGGTGGCCTCACTGACGAGGGCCCGACCGGCCTGGTGGCGCTGACGTCCCCGCCGCTGGAGCCCGGCCAGGTTCCTCGCGCCGACGTGGCTGCGGTGCTGCTGGCCCTGCTGGACACCCCGGCCACCGCGGGGCACACGCTCATGCTCACCTCGGGGGACACCCCGATCGCCGACGCCGTGCAGGCAGTGGTCGGGGCGAGCGGCTAG
- a CDS encoding succinic semialdehyde dehydrogenase, giving the protein MPVPSPDVFKRLAAHIAIPAEAQRDSSTVIEPFTGNTLATVPMGTAEDVEQAVRRARAAQKSWSQLPVTARAAVLNRYHDLVLERREQLIDMAQAETGKSRLAAAEEIMDVALTARYYARASAKLLAPKRRQGLFPGFTKTVVHHQPKGVVGVIAPWNYPLTLAVTDALAALMAGNGVVIKPDRQTPHTALAAIELLYEAGLPQDLYAVVTGAGSVVGTAIVENTDYLMFTGSTATGRTLAEQTGRRLIGFSAELGGKNPMIVTAGVDIPKVVNAAIRACFANSGQLCISIERLYVEQSIAEEFTRAFAERVRAVKLGAGYDYGPEMGSLASQDQLDTVSAQVQDALAKGATAVAGGKARPDLGPFFHEPTVLTGVTDEMDCGRNETFGPVVSIYPVADVEEAIERANDTEYGLNASVWAATRAQGEAIGARLRAGTVNVNEGYAAAWGSTDAPMGGMGTSGMGRRHGAEGLLKYTESQTVATQRLVPAAPPRGVSQKAYTSTVFALVKLMKHLPGR; this is encoded by the coding sequence ATGCCTGTCCCCAGCCCCGACGTCTTCAAGCGTCTGGCCGCGCACATCGCCATTCCGGCGGAGGCCCAGCGCGACAGCTCGACGGTCATCGAGCCCTTCACCGGCAACACCCTCGCCACCGTCCCCATGGGCACGGCCGAGGACGTCGAGCAGGCGGTGCGCCGTGCCCGGGCCGCCCAGAAGTCCTGGTCGCAGCTGCCGGTGACCGCGCGCGCCGCGGTGCTCAACCGCTACCACGACCTGGTCCTGGAGCGCCGCGAGCAGCTGATCGACATGGCGCAGGCGGAGACCGGCAAGTCCCGGCTGGCTGCGGCCGAGGAGATCATGGACGTGGCCCTCACGGCGCGCTACTACGCGCGGGCCAGCGCCAAGCTGCTCGCCCCCAAGCGTCGGCAGGGCCTGTTCCCGGGCTTCACCAAGACCGTGGTGCACCACCAGCCCAAGGGTGTCGTCGGCGTCATCGCCCCCTGGAACTACCCGCTCACCCTCGCCGTCACCGACGCGCTGGCCGCGCTGATGGCCGGCAACGGCGTGGTGATCAAGCCGGACCGCCAGACCCCGCACACCGCGCTGGCCGCCATCGAGCTGCTCTACGAGGCGGGGCTGCCCCAGGACCTCTACGCCGTGGTCACCGGCGCGGGCTCGGTGGTCGGCACCGCCATCGTGGAGAACACCGACTACCTGATGTTCACCGGCTCCACCGCCACCGGGCGCACGCTGGCTGAGCAGACCGGTCGCCGCCTCATCGGCTTCTCCGCCGAGCTCGGCGGCAAGAACCCGATGATCGTCACCGCCGGGGTGGACATCCCCAAGGTGGTCAACGCCGCCATCCGCGCCTGCTTCGCCAACTCCGGCCAGCTGTGCATCTCCATCGAGCGCCTCTACGTGGAGCAGTCCATCGCCGAGGAGTTCACCCGCGCCTTCGCCGAGCGGGTGCGCGCGGTCAAGCTGGGCGCGGGCTACGACTACGGCCCGGAGATGGGCAGCCTGGCCTCCCAGGACCAGCTGGACACCGTGAGCGCGCAGGTGCAGGACGCCCTGGCCAAGGGTGCGACCGCGGTGGCCGGCGGCAAGGCCCGCCCCGACCTGGGCCCGTTTTTCCACGAGCCCACCGTGCTCACCGGCGTCACCGACGAGATGGACTGCGGCCGCAACGAGACCTTCGGCCCGGTGGTGTCCATCTACCCGGTGGCCGACGTCGAGGAGGCCATCGAGCGGGCCAACGACACCGAGTACGGCCTCAACGCCAGCGTCTGGGCCGCCACCCGCGCCCAGGGCGAGGCCATCGGCGCCCGCCTGCGCGCCGGCACCGTGAACGTCAACGAGGGCTACGCGGCGGCCTGGGGCAGCACCGACGCCCCGATGGGTGGCATGGGCACCTCCGGGATGGGCCGTCGTCACGGCGCCGAGGGGCTGCTCAAGTACACCGAGTCGCAGACCGTGGCCACCCAGCGCCTCGTCCCCGCCGCACCGCCGCGCGGGGTCTCCCAGAAGGCCTACACCTCGACGGTGTTCGCCCTGGTCAAGCTGATGAAGCACCTGCCGGGCCGCTAG
- a CDS encoding CopD family protein produces MSTVGAASSTRRQLVLLVAAPTALLGLLVAALVSRPAHQPPSDYLRLAALLAGAALLGTCVVVYLEQPRRRAAMAQRLHTTQLALATAWLLAEVVLLAAAAAEADGRSLPTVRAASVGAYLQSTVGGTVALVVCGCVVALLALVAVARRTGAAWSSAGVLALAVVALAARPLTGHAHASALAQLLVVVHVVAAATWCGGLVALALAAGPARGTWARTLPRFSVLAGWCVLALAVSGAGAALLEVGGVGALLSTGYGRIVLVKVVVLAALLGLGLLARRRWVPAAADHRTPAEVSLRRAVVEVAVMGLALGLATALATTG; encoded by the coding sequence GTGAGCACCGTGGGCGCGGCCAGCAGCACCCGGCGTCAGCTGGTGCTGCTGGTGGCCGCGCCCACGGCACTGCTCGGGCTGCTGGTGGCGGCGCTGGTGTCGCGACCGGCGCACCAGCCGCCCTCGGACTACCTGCGGCTGGCGGCGCTGCTGGCCGGCGCCGCGCTGCTGGGCACCTGCGTGGTGGTGTACCTGGAGCAGCCGCGTCGGCGGGCGGCGATGGCCCAGCGCCTGCACACCACGCAGCTGGCGCTGGCCACGGCGTGGCTGCTGGCGGAGGTGGTGCTGCTGGCCGCGGCCGCGGCGGAGGCCGACGGCCGCTCGTTGCCCACCGTGCGGGCGGCCAGCGTCGGCGCGTACCTGCAGTCCACGGTCGGCGGCACGGTGGCGCTGGTGGTCTGCGGCTGCGTCGTGGCGTTGCTGGCACTGGTCGCGGTGGCCCGCCGCACCGGCGCGGCCTGGAGCAGCGCCGGCGTGCTGGCCCTGGCGGTGGTGGCCCTGGCGGCCCGGCCGCTCACCGGCCACGCCCACGCCAGCGCGCTGGCCCAGCTGCTGGTGGTGGTGCACGTGGTGGCCGCGGCCACCTGGTGCGGCGGCCTGGTGGCGCTCGCCCTGGCCGCGGGTCCAGCCCGCGGCACCTGGGCCCGCACCCTGCCCCGCTTCTCGGTGCTGGCCGGCTGGTGCGTGCTCGCCCTGGCCGTGAGCGGCGCCGGAGCTGCGCTGCTCGAGGTGGGCGGCGTGGGAGCCCTGCTCAGCACCGGCTACGGACGCATCGTGCTGGTCAAGGTGGTGGTGCTGGCGGCGCTGCTCGGCCTGGGCCTGCTGGCGCGGCGCCGGTGGGTGCCCGCCGCGGCCGACCACCGTACGCCGGCCGAGGTCTCGCTGCGGCGCGCGGTGGTGGAGGTGGCGGTGATGGGGCTCGCGCTGGGCCTGGCCACCGCGCTGGCCACCACCGGCTAG